Proteins found in one Aethina tumida isolate Nest 87 chromosome 1, icAetTumi1.1, whole genome shotgun sequence genomic segment:
- the LOC109597448 gene encoding NADH dehydrogenase [ubiquinone] iron-sulfur protein 4, mitochondrial isoform X2, with translation MSSLLFSSRAASLCKSNLKCLSTTPVNFTDDVNRAITQKEPKQIHSNVALLNPAEIEHKQKLKGYITVDTPQDVSLISGVPEEHIKGRKVRIYEPPKNAMQSGTNNIGHWEMDFDNRERWENPLMGWSSTGDPLSNMKIQFSTKEEAIEFCSKNGWEYFVQESSHEKEFKPKSYGINFSWNKRTRTSTK, from the exons aTGTCTTCATTGTTGTTCAGTTCTCGGGCAGCTTCATTGTGTAAATCAAACTTGAAATG TTTGTCCACAACACCAGTCAACTTTACGGACGATGTCAATAGGGCAATCACACAGAAAGAACCGAAACAAATCCACAGCAATGTTGCGTTATTGAATCCCGCAGAAATTGAGCATAAACAAAAACTGAAGGGTTACATAACAGTCGATACCCCA CAAGATGTTTCCTTGATCTCTGGCGTTCCAGAAGAACATATCAAAGGACGCAAAGTAAGAATTTATGAACCACCCAAGAATGCCATGCAAAGTGGCACCAACAATATTGGCCACTGGGAAATGGACTTTGATAACCGTGAGAGATGGGAGAATCCCTTGATGGGTTGGTCTTCTAC TGGTGATCCTCTATCCAACATGAAAATCCAATTTTCCACTAAAGAAGAAGCAATTGAATTCTGCTCTAAGAATGGATGGGAATATTTTGTTCAAGAGAGTTCTCATGAAAAGGAATTCAAGCCCAAGTCTTAtggtattaatttttcatggaATAAGCGTACTCGCACTTCCACCAAGTag
- the LOC109597448 gene encoding NADH dehydrogenase [ubiquinone] iron-sulfur protein 4, mitochondrial isoform X1: MSSLLFSSRAASLCKSNLKWCFASLSTTPVNFTDDVNRAITQKEPKQIHSNVALLNPAEIEHKQKLKGYITVDTPQDVSLISGVPEEHIKGRKVRIYEPPKNAMQSGTNNIGHWEMDFDNRERWENPLMGWSSTGDPLSNMKIQFSTKEEAIEFCSKNGWEYFVQESSHEKEFKPKSYGINFSWNKRTRTSTK, from the exons aTGTCTTCATTGTTGTTCAGTTCTCGGGCAGCTTCATTGTGTAAATCAAACTTGAAATG GTGTTTTGCTAGTTTGTCCACAACACCAGTCAACTTTACGGACGATGTCAATAGGGCAATCACACAGAAAGAACCGAAACAAATCCACAGCAATGTTGCGTTATTGAATCCCGCAGAAATTGAGCATAAACAAAAACTGAAGGGTTACATAACAGTCGATACCCCA CAAGATGTTTCCTTGATCTCTGGCGTTCCAGAAGAACATATCAAAGGACGCAAAGTAAGAATTTATGAACCACCCAAGAATGCCATGCAAAGTGGCACCAACAATATTGGCCACTGGGAAATGGACTTTGATAACCGTGAGAGATGGGAGAATCCCTTGATGGGTTGGTCTTCTAC TGGTGATCCTCTATCCAACATGAAAATCCAATTTTCCACTAAAGAAGAAGCAATTGAATTCTGCTCTAAGAATGGATGGGAATATTTTGTTCAAGAGAGTTCTCATGAAAAGGAATTCAAGCCCAAGTCTTAtggtattaatttttcatggaATAAGCGTACTCGCACTTCCACCAAGTag